In one Mycobacteroides chelonae genomic region, the following are encoded:
- a CDS encoding EamA family transporter: MLVSGTSLYIGAAAGVSLFRWLDPVSVAWLRICGAALVFLAIARPVGAAWRGRALWWAGSFGVVTALMNMSFYLAIDRLPLGTAVAIEFLGPIGVAAAGSRSLRDGFSVLAALVGVVLIADVQLSAEPVGMAFALLAALFWAGYIVLGKRVALQGNPADSLAVGFTVAMIVTAPALAVGVAGIHGQVPVVHILVLGLLMGVLSNVIPYGLDQVILRRAGRSHFAVLLALLPLSATAIGVLVMHQVPSTPELFGILAIVVAVAAHREEDPKRTPTAL, from the coding sequence ATGCTTGTCAGCGGCACCTCCCTGTACATCGGGGCGGCGGCCGGAGTCAGCCTGTTCCGCTGGCTCGACCCGGTGAGCGTGGCCTGGCTGCGGATATGTGGTGCGGCGCTCGTGTTCCTCGCCATCGCCCGGCCCGTGGGCGCGGCCTGGCGGGGCCGGGCGTTGTGGTGGGCGGGGAGCTTTGGCGTGGTCACCGCGCTGATGAACATGTCGTTCTATCTGGCCATCGACCGGCTGCCGTTGGGCACCGCGGTGGCGATCGAATTTCTGGGGCCGATCGGCGTGGCCGCCGCCGGATCACGGTCCCTTCGAGACGGATTCTCGGTACTGGCCGCGCTCGTCGGCGTGGTCCTGATCGCCGACGTACAGCTTTCCGCCGAGCCGGTGGGAATGGCCTTCGCACTACTGGCCGCGTTGTTCTGGGCCGGATACATCGTGCTTGGAAAACGTGTTGCGCTGCAGGGCAACCCGGCAGACTCACTCGCGGTGGGCTTCACGGTCGCCATGATCGTGACCGCCCCGGCCCTGGCTGTGGGCGTCGCTGGCATCCACGGTCAGGTACCCGTCGTTCACATCCTCGTCCTGGGACTCCTGATGGGTGTGCTCTCCAACGTCATCCCCTACGGGCTAGATCAGGTGATCCTGAGGCGCGCGGGGCGAAGCCACTTCGCGGTACTCCTGGCACTTCTCCCACTCTCCGCGACCGCGATCGGTGTACTTGTTATGCACCAGGTTCCCAGCACACCAGAACTTTTCGGCATCCTGGCAATCGTGGTGGCGGTGGCTGCGCACAGAGAGGAAGACCCGAAGCGCACCCCAACGGCGTTGTGA
- a CDS encoding NAD(P)-dependent alcohol dehydrogenase, with protein MVTVSAYAAVSGKDPLVPTTIERREVGPHDVFIDIKFAGICHSDIHTVRDEWGRANYPIVPGHEIAGVITEVGSEVTKFKPGDHAGVGCFVNSCRECSSCLAGLEQFCERGMVGTYGAKDRDGTQTQGGYSQAIVVDENYVLRIPDSLPLDAAAPLLCAGITTFSPLRHWNAGPGKRVAVVGLGGLGHMAVKLGKAMGAEVTVLSQSLKKMEDGLRLGASHYYATADPDTFKSLRSSFDLILNTVSSNLDMGKYLGLLGVDGTLVELGLPEHPIEVPGFPLLTNRRSISGSLIGGIPETQEMLDFCAKHGIGSEIEVIDANYINEAYERVVASDVRYRFVIDTATL; from the coding sequence ATGGTCACCGTGTCGGCTTATGCCGCCGTTTCCGGTAAGGACCCTCTGGTTCCCACCACTATCGAACGGCGCGAAGTAGGGCCCCACGATGTCTTCATCGACATCAAGTTCGCCGGTATCTGTCACTCCGATATCCACACCGTCCGCGACGAGTGGGGCCGCGCCAACTACCCCATCGTCCCCGGTCACGAGATTGCCGGCGTCATCACCGAGGTCGGCTCCGAAGTAACCAAGTTCAAGCCGGGCGACCATGCCGGCGTCGGCTGTTTCGTCAACTCGTGCCGTGAGTGTTCGAGCTGCCTCGCCGGGCTGGAGCAGTTCTGCGAGCGCGGCATGGTGGGCACCTACGGCGCCAAGGATCGTGACGGCACCCAGACCCAGGGTGGGTACAGCCAGGCCATCGTCGTCGACGAGAACTATGTGCTGCGCATCCCGGACAGCCTGCCGCTGGACGCGGCCGCGCCACTGCTGTGCGCAGGCATCACCACCTTCTCTCCCTTGCGGCACTGGAACGCAGGCCCCGGCAAGCGCGTCGCTGTCGTCGGACTCGGCGGCCTCGGCCATATGGCCGTCAAGCTCGGCAAGGCGATGGGCGCCGAGGTGACGGTCCTGAGCCAGTCACTCAAGAAGATGGAAGACGGCCTGCGTTTGGGCGCCAGCCACTACTACGCCACCGCCGACCCGGACACCTTCAAGTCGCTGCGCAGCAGCTTCGACCTGATTCTCAACACCGTGTCCTCGAACCTGGACATGGGCAAGTACCTGGGCCTGCTGGGTGTCGACGGCACCCTGGTGGAATTGGGTCTGCCGGAGCACCCGATCGAGGTCCCCGGCTTCCCGCTGCTGACCAACCGGCGCAGCATTTCCGGTTCGTTGATCGGCGGCATCCCGGAAACCCAAGAGATGCTTGACTTCTGCGCCAAGCACGGCATCGGCTCGGAGATCGAAGTCATTGACGCCAACTACATCAACGAGGCCTACGAGCGCGTCGTGGCCAGCGATGTGCGGTACCGGTTCGTGATCGACACCGCCACTTTGTAA
- a CDS encoding TetR/AcrR family transcriptional regulator produces the protein MAPERKHTSDAILDAVRSLLLDGGPRAATIAAIAEASGAPPGTLNHRFGNREAIMSATWLRAVERFHQHALHALHSSADPVEIAVALALSVPAFARACPEDARLLLSLRSADVLGTDACSTLDEMNEPLFTSVRDLTRAIYGRTDARSRDRLTRAVVDLPYAAVRRHMPALPAWLEDDLADAVRTLLAAR, from the coding sequence ATGGCTCCCGAACGCAAACACACCAGCGATGCCATCCTTGACGCGGTGCGATCCCTGCTGCTCGACGGCGGCCCCCGAGCCGCGACCATTGCGGCGATAGCGGAAGCCTCGGGCGCACCACCGGGGACGCTCAATCACCGCTTCGGCAACCGCGAGGCCATCATGTCGGCAACGTGGCTACGTGCAGTTGAGCGCTTTCACCAGCACGCTCTCCATGCGTTACACAGCTCCGCCGATCCTGTTGAAATTGCCGTGGCACTTGCCCTTTCGGTGCCCGCCTTCGCGCGTGCATGCCCTGAGGACGCCCGGCTGCTGCTTTCCCTGCGCAGTGCCGACGTCCTGGGTACCGACGCGTGCTCCACGCTCGACGAGATGAACGAGCCGCTGTTCACCTCAGTGCGGGATCTGACGCGGGCCATCTACGGCCGCACCGATGCGCGCTCACGCGACCGGCTCACGCGGGCCGTGGTGGACTTGCCGTATGCCGCAGTACGCCGCCACATGCCCGCCCTGCCCGCGTGGCTCGAGGACGATCTGGCCGACGCGGTCCGCACGCTCTTGGCAGCGCGGTGA
- a CDS encoding SRPBCC family protein, with translation MIQERLDITVAARPETVLEVLKDVESVDSWLRPHLPTWPPVTSTMTVVESFDDGSPRLVRTVSSTLGISDDSLTEYEWYPDGCQLTLLESRTLRHNVSRFTVIPDEPESRLTADISLDLKIRLPGLLERQLKKTQVGFVRSFQRALAEESARRELNS, from the coding sequence GTGATCCAGGAACGCTTAGACATCACCGTCGCAGCCCGGCCGGAAACCGTCCTTGAGGTACTCAAGGACGTTGAGTCCGTCGACAGTTGGCTACGGCCACATCTGCCGACGTGGCCACCGGTCACCAGCACCATGACCGTCGTCGAATCGTTTGACGACGGCTCACCACGGCTGGTGCGAACGGTGAGCTCCACGCTCGGAATCTCCGACGATTCCCTGACCGAGTACGAGTGGTATCCCGACGGCTGCCAGCTCACGCTGCTGGAGAGCAGAACCCTGCGCCACAACGTCAGCCGGTTCACCGTCATCCCCGACGAGCCCGAATCCCGGCTGACCGCCGACATCTCCCTGGATCTCAAGATCCGGTTACCGGGCCTGCTGGAACGCCAGCTCAAGAAGACTCAGGTCGGATTCGTCCGGAGCTTCCAGCGGGCGCTTGCCGAGGAATCGGCACGACGAGAACTGAATTCGTAG
- a CDS encoding ABC transporter ATP-binding protein/permease yields the protein MKTATDWGTEVWRSLIWIGWVWPVTMAVFLTVAFLIIRFTQWGRQFWRITGLYFTSRDGRGGLALLALVLLSVVVNVRLSVVFTYYYNDMSASIQYIVQALARDGSGMPDAKAFFWLNIRRFCLLAGINIALVVTDLYLLQAFIIRWRVWLTERITADWLSKRAFYRSRFIDNTIDNPDQRIQADINNFVAMSAAPEQLQSSSTHLAFGAVNACISLPSFTIILWGLSGPLNVFGYEMPRALVFLTYIYVIVTTLIAFRIGRPLIRRYFLNERLNAMFRYALVRLRDTSESVAFYRGEKAEAKQLKGRFDGIIDNFWQLVYRSMGFTGWNFAVSQTAAVFNSVLQVPRLIAGQITYGDVSQSASAAGQLQTSLSFFRNAYDNFAAYRATVMRLDGLLHADAQSRELPMLEPGDQEDGVTLHNIYVRKPNGDSLIDDLNLSLDAGDALLIKGPSGGGKTTLLRSLAGLWPYTDGDWTRPGGEHETLFLSQLPYLPLGDLREAVSYPAPAGTFTDEELRTTLDKVALGHLSDRLDEESDWIKVLSPGEQQRVAFARVLLLKPKAVFMDESTSSLDEGLEFALYRLLRTEVPNCTLVSVGHRSTIDQHHDQKLQLVGEGLWALSPIGQE from the coding sequence ATGAAGACGGCGACCGACTGGGGCACGGAGGTATGGCGATCGCTGATATGGATCGGCTGGGTGTGGCCGGTAACCATGGCCGTTTTCCTCACCGTCGCGTTCTTGATCATTCGGTTCACCCAATGGGGTCGGCAATTCTGGCGCATTACCGGCCTGTACTTCACCAGCCGCGACGGTCGGGGAGGCTTGGCCCTCCTGGCCCTCGTGCTGCTCTCGGTAGTGGTGAATGTCCGTCTGTCAGTGGTATTCACGTATTACTACAACGACATGTCGGCATCGATTCAGTACATCGTCCAGGCATTGGCCCGCGATGGCAGCGGAATGCCGGATGCCAAGGCATTCTTCTGGCTCAACATCCGCCGGTTCTGCCTTTTGGCGGGGATCAACATCGCGCTGGTGGTCACTGATTTATATCTGTTGCAGGCATTCATCATTCGGTGGCGTGTATGGCTTACCGAGCGCATCACCGCCGACTGGCTCTCCAAGCGCGCCTTCTACCGGTCACGCTTCATCGACAACACCATCGACAACCCGGATCAACGAATCCAGGCCGATATCAACAACTTTGTCGCCATGTCGGCCGCGCCGGAGCAGCTTCAAAGCTCTTCGACACACCTGGCCTTCGGTGCCGTGAACGCATGCATCTCGCTACCGTCGTTCACCATCATCCTGTGGGGTCTATCGGGTCCGCTGAATGTCTTCGGATACGAAATGCCCAGAGCCCTTGTTTTTCTCACCTATATCTACGTGATCGTGACGACCTTGATCGCCTTCCGGATCGGGCGTCCGCTGATCCGCAGATACTTCCTCAACGAACGCCTCAACGCCATGTTCCGCTATGCGCTGGTGCGCCTGCGCGACACCTCGGAAAGCGTGGCCTTCTATCGCGGCGAGAAGGCCGAGGCCAAGCAGCTCAAAGGCCGCTTCGACGGAATCATCGATAACTTCTGGCAGCTGGTGTATCGGAGCATGGGCTTCACCGGCTGGAACTTCGCGGTGTCGCAAACCGCGGCGGTCTTCAACTCGGTGCTCCAGGTTCCGCGACTTATCGCCGGACAGATTACCTACGGCGACGTAAGTCAGAGCGCCAGCGCCGCGGGCCAGCTGCAGACTTCCCTGTCGTTCTTCCGAAACGCCTACGACAACTTCGCCGCCTACCGCGCCACCGTCATGCGGCTGGATGGCCTGTTACACGCGGACGCACAGTCGCGCGAGCTGCCCATGCTTGAGCCGGGCGATCAGGAGGACGGCGTCACGCTGCACAACATCTACGTCCGTAAACCCAATGGCGACAGTCTGATCGACGACCTCAACCTGAGTCTTGACGCGGGCGACGCGCTACTCATCAAGGGGCCTTCGGGCGGAGGCAAGACCACGCTGCTGCGCTCGCTGGCCGGGCTGTGGCCCTACACCGATGGCGATTGGACTCGCCCCGGCGGCGAACACGAAACGTTGTTCCTCTCGCAGCTGCCGTACCTCCCGCTCGGCGATCTGCGCGAGGCGGTGAGTTACCCGGCACCAGCCGGCACCTTCACCGACGAGGAACTGCGCACAACGCTCGACAAGGTGGCACTTGGTCATCTGTCCGACCGGCTCGACGAAGAATCCGATTGGATCAAGGTGCTCTCCCCCGGCGAGCAGCAACGTGTCGCATTCGCCCGGGTGCTGCTTCTTAAGCCCAAGGCTGTGTTCATGGACGAGTCCACGTCCTCGCTCGACGAAGGGCTGGAATTCGCGCTCTATCGGCTCCTTCGCACCGAGGTGCCCAACTGCACACTCGTCAGCGTCGGCCATCGCAGCACCATCGATCAGCATCACGATCAGAAATTGCAGCTGGTGGGCGAGGGGCTCTGGGCGCTCTCTCCCATCGGACAGGAATAA